Proteins found in one Methanomassiliicoccus sp. genomic segment:
- the tcmP gene encoding three-Cys-motif partner protein TcmP — MARPKIKRNELFARVRARREGILAQEITPDGRLLPARTIEQYGEQKLTYLRKYLWIYSAIISNHFDKMWYLETCSGPGVNQIKNSERRVLGTPMLALTNEPNFTGYRFVELNLDLKNALDARIAHYCPGVDAKVEHGDCNLAFERALADIGHNDHFLAFMDPEGLELKWDRTVALAGRFPHSELYINFTYHMAIQRLITTPSCEQTVTEYMGSDKWIAIRDQYVSGKINHNQFRQGMLNLYLDGLRNLGYSLTTVSDVIRGANHQPLYYLIHATKAEVAQDTMKDVMRVKKQQTLF, encoded by the coding sequence ATGGCAAGACCCAAGATAAAAAGAAATGAATTGTTTGCGCGGGTCAGGGCCAGGCGGGAAGGTATCCTAGCACAAGAAATCACGCCAGATGGACGTTTGTTGCCTGCTCGTACAATAGAACAATATGGGGAACAAAAATTAACCTATCTTAGAAAATACCTCTGGATATATAGTGCCATCATTTCAAATCATTTTGATAAAATGTGGTACTTAGAAACCTGTTCCGGTCCAGGGGTGAACCAGATAAAAAACTCCGAACGGAGGGTTCTCGGGACCCCAATGTTGGCTTTAACGAACGAGCCTAATTTCACCGGCTATAGGTTCGTTGAGCTGAACCTAGATTTAAAAAACGCACTCGATGCACGTATCGCCCATTACTGTCCGGGAGTAGATGCAAAAGTGGAACATGGGGACTGTAATCTTGCATTCGAGAGAGCGCTGGCCGACATAGGCCATAATGATCATTTCCTGGCCTTTATGGATCCAGAGGGTTTGGAGCTCAAGTGGGACAGGACCGTCGCCTTAGCTGGCCGTTTCCCTCATTCAGAGCTATACATAAATTTCACTTACCATATGGCCATCCAGCGTCTGATCACTACGCCAAGCTGTGAACAGACTGTTACTGAATATATGGGTTCTGACAAGTGGATAGCCATTAGAGATCAATATGTCAGTGGAAAGATCAATCACAATCAGTTTAGGCAGGGCATGCTGAACCTTTATCTTGATGGATTGCGAAACCTTGGTTATTCTCTGACAACGGTTTCGGATGTAATCAGGGGGGCCAATCATCAACCACTCTACTATCTCATTCACGCTACCAAGGCCGAGGTAGCTCAGGATACGATGAAGGACGTTATGAGGGTCAAAAAGCAACAGACGTTATTCTGA